The following coding sequences are from one Sesamum indicum cultivar Zhongzhi No. 13 linkage group LG11, S_indicum_v1.0, whole genome shotgun sequence window:
- the LOC105174226 gene encoding DEAD-box ATP-dependent RNA helicase 38 isoform X1, with protein MADNESATASTTDQEASKSTETKRWADVAEEEQDVAEASSTEPKLDSLAIDDSRLGHSTLTDPDDSSIEAVTSGDTPYTSAKRFEDLNLSPELLKGLYVEMKFEKPSKIQAISLPMILTPPNKNLIAQAHNGSGKTTCFVLGMLSRVDPKLTAPQALCICPTRELAIQNMEVLLKMGKFTGITSELAIPADPANYIPIQKRPPITAQVIIGTPGTICKWMLAKKLGMSQMKILVFDEADHMLAESGFRDDSVKIMKAIAKANFSCQVLLFSATFDDAVKAFVSKIVEEIFVRDYNQMFVKKEELSLESVKQYKVHCPDELSKIMVIKDRILELGEKVGQTIIFVRSRNSAAMLHKSLVSLGYEVTTIQGALKQEDRDKIIKEFKEGLTQVLISTDLLARGFDQKQVNLVVNFDLPVRYDRPTEPDYEVYLHRVGRAGRFGRKGAVFNLLCDDRDDLIMGKIEKYFNAQIAEVAPWNSEKEFEVALENAGLL; from the exons ATGGCCGACAACGAGTCCGCAACCGCCTCCACCACCGATCAGGAAGCATCGAAGTCTACGGAAACGAAGCGGTGGGCTGATGTTGCTGAGGAGGAGCAAGATGTAGCCGAAGCTTCCTCCACAGAACCTAAATTAGACTCCTTGGCTATCGACGACTCCAGATTAGGTCACAGCACGCTCACCGATCCCGACGACTCAAGCATTGAAGCT GTTACATCCGGGGACACTCCATATACATCAGCTAAGAGATTTGAGGACTTGAACTTATCACCGGAATTATTGAAGGGTCTGTATGTTGAGATGAAGTTTGAGAAACCTAGTAAGATTCAGGCGATTAGTTTGCCCATGATCCTGACTCCTCCAAACAAGAATTTAATAGCTCAGGCTCACAATGGGTCCGGGAAGACAACTTGTTTTGTGCTTGGCATGTTGAGTCGTGTTGATCCAAAACTGACAGCTCCCCAGGCTCTCTGTATCTGCCCCACGAGAGAGTTAGCCATTCAG AATATGGAAGTGCTGCTGAAGATGGGGAAGTTCACTGGGATAACCTCAGAATTAGCCATACCAGCTGATCCTGCAAACTATATTCCAATCCAGAAGAGGCCACCTATTACAGCGCAAGTAATTATTGGCACACCTGGTACGATATGTAAGTggatgttagcaaaaaaactGGGCATGAGTCAAATGAAGATTCTTGTGTTTGATGAGGCTGACCACATGTTGGCAGAG AGTGGCTTTCGAGATGATTCAGTGAAGATAATGAAGGCAATTGCAAAAGCCAATTTCAGTTGTCAG GTGCTGCTGTTCTCGGCTACCTTTGATGATGCTGTCAAGGCTTTTGTATCTAAAATAGTTGAGGAAATCTTTGTCAGAGATTATAACCAAATGTTTGTCAAAAAGGAAGAATTATCGTTGGAGTCTGTAAAACAGTATAAGGTACACTGTCCTGATGAGCTTTCGAAGATCATGGTGATTAAGGACCGGATACTTGAACTTGGAGAGAAGGTGGGGCAGACAATTATATTTGTTCGCTCCAGGAATAGTGCAGCTATGCTGCACAAATCATTAGTCAGCCTTGGCTATGAGGTTACTACTATTCAAGGTGCTCTGAAGCAAGAGGATcgggataaaattataaaagagttCAAGGAAGGGCTGACTCAAGTTCTGATATCAACTGATCTTCTAGCTCGAGGCTTTGACCAGAAACAG GTAAATTTGGTTGTTAATTTTGATCTTCCTGTGAGATATGATAGACCTACTGAGCCTGACTATGAAGTTTACTTGCATCGGGTGGGTAGAGCAGGACGCTTTGGACGCAAAG GTGCTGTATTCAACTTGCTTTGCGACGATAGAGATGATTTGATTATGGGCAAGATTGAGAAATACTTTAACGCCCAAATAGCTGAG GTGGCCCCATGGAATAGCGAGAAGGAATTTGAGGTCGCTCTAGAGAATGCAGGGCTACTATGA
- the LOC105174226 gene encoding DEAD-box ATP-dependent RNA helicase 38 isoform X2 — protein MADNESATASTTDQEASKSTETKRWADVAEEEQDVAEASSTEPKLDSLAIDDSRLGHSTLTDPDDSSIEAVTSGDTPYTSAKRFEDLNLSPELLKGLYVEMKFEKPSKIQAISLPMILTPPNKNLIAQAHNGSGKTTCFVLGMLSRVDPKLTAPQALCICPTRELAIQNMEVLLKMGKFTGITSELAIPADPANYIPIQKRPPITAQVIIGTPGTICKWMLAKKLGMSQMKILVFDEADHMLAESGFRDDSVKIMKAIAKANFSCQVLLFSATFDDAVKAFVSKIVEEIFVRDYNQMFVKKEELSLESVKQYKVHCPDELSKIMVIKDRILELGEKVGQTIIFVRSRNSAAMLHKSLVSLGYEVTTIQGALKQEDRDKIIKEFKEGLTQVLISTDLLARGFDQKQVLYSTCFATIEMI, from the exons ATGGCCGACAACGAGTCCGCAACCGCCTCCACCACCGATCAGGAAGCATCGAAGTCTACGGAAACGAAGCGGTGGGCTGATGTTGCTGAGGAGGAGCAAGATGTAGCCGAAGCTTCCTCCACAGAACCTAAATTAGACTCCTTGGCTATCGACGACTCCAGATTAGGTCACAGCACGCTCACCGATCCCGACGACTCAAGCATTGAAGCT GTTACATCCGGGGACACTCCATATACATCAGCTAAGAGATTTGAGGACTTGAACTTATCACCGGAATTATTGAAGGGTCTGTATGTTGAGATGAAGTTTGAGAAACCTAGTAAGATTCAGGCGATTAGTTTGCCCATGATCCTGACTCCTCCAAACAAGAATTTAATAGCTCAGGCTCACAATGGGTCCGGGAAGACAACTTGTTTTGTGCTTGGCATGTTGAGTCGTGTTGATCCAAAACTGACAGCTCCCCAGGCTCTCTGTATCTGCCCCACGAGAGAGTTAGCCATTCAG AATATGGAAGTGCTGCTGAAGATGGGGAAGTTCACTGGGATAACCTCAGAATTAGCCATACCAGCTGATCCTGCAAACTATATTCCAATCCAGAAGAGGCCACCTATTACAGCGCAAGTAATTATTGGCACACCTGGTACGATATGTAAGTggatgttagcaaaaaaactGGGCATGAGTCAAATGAAGATTCTTGTGTTTGATGAGGCTGACCACATGTTGGCAGAG AGTGGCTTTCGAGATGATTCAGTGAAGATAATGAAGGCAATTGCAAAAGCCAATTTCAGTTGTCAG GTGCTGCTGTTCTCGGCTACCTTTGATGATGCTGTCAAGGCTTTTGTATCTAAAATAGTTGAGGAAATCTTTGTCAGAGATTATAACCAAATGTTTGTCAAAAAGGAAGAATTATCGTTGGAGTCTGTAAAACAGTATAAGGTACACTGTCCTGATGAGCTTTCGAAGATCATGGTGATTAAGGACCGGATACTTGAACTTGGAGAGAAGGTGGGGCAGACAATTATATTTGTTCGCTCCAGGAATAGTGCAGCTATGCTGCACAAATCATTAGTCAGCCTTGGCTATGAGGTTACTACTATTCAAGGTGCTCTGAAGCAAGAGGATcgggataaaattataaaagagttCAAGGAAGGGCTGACTCAAGTTCTGATATCAACTGATCTTCTAGCTCGAGGCTTTGACCAGAAACAG GTGCTGTATTCAACTTGCTTTGCGACGATAGAGATGATTTGA
- the LOC105174227 gene encoding pistil-specific extensin-like protein: MRASLFLIVATSLLLVGSAVGDGKVDNQVFHVAGKVLCQDCNQGWNEWVNGAKPIKGCKVSVTCLDERSRVVHYASDLTDDAGDFEIACKKYVNGKELNPKNCFLRLVSSPDPVCNIATNFAGGKSGVKLHRPTVVYRDILKFMLGPFYYTTPMCDEPDTSSPDEDDSGDDKQSNY, encoded by the exons ATGAGGGCAAGTCTTTTCCTGATTGTTGCGACATCGCTACTTTTAGTGGGCTCAGCCGTGGGAGATGGGAAGGTCGACAATCAGGTCTTCCATGTCGCAGGCAAAGTCCTCTGCCAGGACTGCAACCAGGGCTGGAACGAATGGGTCAATGGGGCCAAACCCATCAAAG GTTGCAAGGTGTCAGTTACATGCCTGGACGAGAGGAGCAGAGTTGTTCACTACGCAAGTGACTTGACAGACGATGCCGGAGACTTTGAGATTGCTTGTAAGAAATATGTGAACGGGAAAGAGCTCAACCCCAAGAACTGCTTCTTGAGGTTGGTCTCGTCACCGGACCCCGTTTGCAACATTGCCACCAACTTCGCCGGAGGAAAGAGCGGCGTGAAGCTCCACCGCCCCACGGTGGTGTACAGGGACATCCTCAAGTTCATGCTGGGACCCTTCTACTACACCACTCCCATGTGTGATGAACCAGATACTAGTAGTCCTGACGAAGATGATTCTGGTGATGACAAACAGAGCAACTACTAG
- the LOC105174228 gene encoding vacuolar protein-sorting-associated protein 37 homolog 1 — protein sequence MFKSFWGSQEQQAQPRPQEISTDSWYPPSVNSSASSSRPTTPGGTSSSFSMSRPNDRPSSLSNVSPAEAAGIIAMLKDKSVDELRKLLSDKDAYQNLLLSLEPVRTQNRVRDELKNETLQLARENLEKEPRIMELRNQCRIIRTTELATAQEKLHELERKKEETMKYYSPSSLLHRLQDAMNKTDEESEALHRQLLDREIDLASFVQKYKKMRYAYHKRALTHLAAKTSATS from the exons ATGTTCAAAAGTTTCTG GGGCTCTCAGGAGCAGCAAGCTCAGCCACGGCCACAGGAAATCTCTACAGATTCATGGTATCCACCTTCTGTCAACAGTTCAGCCAGCTCCTCACGCCCAACAACTCCTGGTGGCACATCAAGCAGCTTCAGCATGTCAAGACCAAACGATCGACCGAGCTCTTTATCTAATGTTTCACCAGCGGAAGCAGCAGGCATCATTGCTATGTTGAAAGATAAGAG TGTTGATGAGCTAAGAAAGCTTCTGTCAGATAAGGATGCTTATCAGAATCTCTTACTTTCTCTAGAACCTGTCAGAACTCAAAACAGG GTCAGGGATGAACTTAAGAATGAGACTCTGCAGCTTGCTA GAGAGAATCTAGAAAAAGAACCACGAATAATGGAGCTAAGGAATCAG TGCAGAATAATCCGCACTACAGAGCTGGCTACTGCTCaagaaaaattgcatgaattagagaggaagaaagaagagacTATGAAGTATTATTCTCCCTCATCACTACTTCACCGACTTCAAG ATGCAATGAATAAAACAGACGAGGAATCTGAGGCTCTTCACAGACAGCTTCTTGATAGAGAGATTGATTTGGCATCCTTTGTACAGAAATACAAGAAGATGCGTTATGCGTATCACAAACGTGCCCTTACCCATCTTGCTGCTAAGACATCTGCAACCAGCTGA
- the LOC105174229 gene encoding uncharacterized protein LOC105174229, producing MLVPPWLERLLKTDFFSVCRTHGDAARSECNMYCLDCNVDAFCFYCRSSKHKDHQVIQIRRSSYHDVVRVSEIQKVLDISGVQTYVINSARVLFLNERPQPKGGKAVSHVCEICGRSLLDTFRFCSLGCKVVGIKRNGDARFRLDVMQRSGEGVSSSSSRRVNNNVSISSSSREDLVEELREGSQQDIYPPTPPPPPSTATARRRKGIPQRAPFRS from the exons ATGCTGGTTCCTCCATGGCTAGAAAGACTGCTGAAGACGGACTTCTTCAGTGTCTGCCGGACTCACGGCGACGCCGCCCGGAGTGAGTGTAACATGTATTGCTTGGACTGCAATGTGGACGCCTTCTGCTTCTACTGCCGCTCATCCAAACACAAGGATCATCAAGTCATTCAG ATAAGGCGATCTTCGTACCATGATGTGGTGAGAGTTTCGGAGATTCAAAAGGTTTTGGACATAAGTGGAGTGCAGACGTATGTAATAAACAGCGCGAGGGTTTTGTTTCTGAATGAAAGGCCTCAGCCTAAGGGTGGGAAAGCCGTTTCTCATGTCTGTGAAATCTGTGGGAGGAGCCTCTTGGACACCTTTCGTTTCTGTTCTTTGGGATGTAAG gTTGTAGGAATAAAGAGGAACGGTGATGCAAGGTTTAGATTGGATGTGATGCAAAGATCAGGAGAGGGggtatcatcatcatcatcaagaaGAGTGAATAATAATGTGtcaatatcatcatcatcgagAGAAGATCTGGTGGAAGAATTGCGTGAAGGGTCACAACAAGACATATACCCGCCCACACCTCCTCCACCTCCTTCTACTGCAActgcaagaagaagaaagggcATTCCTCAAAGAGCACCTTTTAGGTCctaa
- the LOC105174230 gene encoding RING-H2 finger protein ATL52-like yields the protein MESITSPPMQQGSSGSILSPLLISMLGIVLTSLAIIVYHFFLIKYCMSRHRNATTQPEPAPAAAPSPTGIDDKLLQTIPIFTFSAVRRNMDQEECVVCLGELEDDDMVRLLPNCKHAFHLPCIDRWFAAHASCPLCRSPIVIEEINVPCPESHHMSDSDCEIGSESSTRSSSSVPSPREQSFGLLRHCASLVWPPPVDRRSPPRLKRSMSMDQSLVVINLQRVNCFSGSSSSSSRGRVLRRSGSCSTRSMSHFDRMPSMWLRSFSRLRLGKGNNGTILPY from the coding sequence ATGGAGAGCATAACTTCACCGCCGATGCAACAGGGTAGCTCTGGTTCCATTCTCAGTCCCTTGCTCATTTCCATGCTCGGCATTGTTCTGACATCCTTAGCCATAATAGTCTACCACTTCTTCCTCATTAAGTACTGCATGAGTAGGCACCGCAACGCCACCACGCAGCCGGAACCCGCTCCGGCCGCCGCCCCTTCACCCACCGGAATCGACGACAAACTCCTCCAAACAATCCCGATTTTCACCTTCTCCGCCGTGAGACGCAACATGGATCAAGAAGAATGCGTCGTGTGCTTGGGGGAACTGGAGGACGACGACATGGTCCGTTTGCTGCCTAATTGCAAGCACGCATTTCACTTACCTTGCATCGACCGATGGTTCGCGGCGCACGCGAGTTGTCCGCTGTGCAGATCCCCGATAGTAATCGAGGAAATAAATGTACCATGTCCAGAGTCACATCATATGAGTGATTCGGATTGCGAGATCGGCAGCGAGTCCAGCACGAGAAGTAGCAGCAGCGTGCCGTCGCCGAGGGAACAATCGTTCGGTCTCCTACGGCATTGTGCGTCGCTGGTGTGGCCGCCGCCTGTGGATAGGAGATCGCCGCCGCGTTTGAAGCGGTCGATGTCGATGGATCAGTCGTTGGTGGTAATTAATCTACAAAGGGTTAACTGTTTCAGCGGTTCATCGTCGTCTTCGTCTAGAGGCCGTGTGCTGAGGAGGAGTGGATCGTGTAGCACGCGCTCAATGAGCCATTTTGATCGGATGCCTTCCATGTGGCTCAGGTCGTTTTCGCGGCTGCGACTGGGGAAGGGGAACAACGGAACAATTCTGCCTTACTGA
- the LOC105174231 gene encoding purine-uracil permease NCS1 encodes MLSKCLSLHLHPHHHRHALFFSDPKKPDSLFKNPLFPTKLTEKTPTSLQTQSNSAMVKRWSKPISQFDDFDPDPTLANDDLKPTTSAQRTFSGLEMASLWVGLVVGVPSYYLAGSLVDLGMAWWQGIAVVVAANLILLFPLILTGHPGTRFGISFPVLARSSFGIRGAHIPTLLRALVGCGWYGIESWIGGEAIFLLLPRIIEESTFAKPLSWLGTSPLEFACFITFWVAQLGIVWKGMDGIKELEKYSAPILILLTACLLIWSYIRAGGFSHMLSLSSRLSSSEFWALFFPSLTANISFWATVALNIPDFTRYAKTQRAQIMGQAGLPIFMGLFTFVGLAVTSSTKVIFGNVISSPIQLLGAIGGVWTKILAILGISLAVITTNIAANVVAPANALVNLSPSKITFQRGALITALLGIAFQPWRLLQSSESFVYTWLVGYSAIMGPIGGIILADYYLIQRADLSIKDLYTLSPTGAYYYFGGYNLAAIAALILGILPVIPGFLHKVGILGSVSDTFTVIYNNAWFFSFFSAGIIHWILRSLMSKRSNHQDTEPLLPDSTS; translated from the coding sequence ATGCTCTCCAAATGTTTGAGCCTCCATCTCCATCCCCACCACCATCGCCATGCCCTTTTCTTCTCAGACCCCAAGAAACCTGATTCGCTTTTCAAGAACCCTCTTTTTCCTACCAAGTTAACTGAAAAAACTCCCACCTCGCTCCAGACACAGTCTAACTCTGCTATGGTAAAAAGATGGTCCAAACCCATCTCCCAGTTTGATGACTTTGACCCTGATCCCACTCTCGCCAACGATGATCTGAAGCCAACGACGTCGGCTCAGAGGACTTTTTCTGGGCTGGAAATGGCCAGTTTGTGGGTCGGATTAGTGGTGGGAGTGCCGTCGTATTACCTGGCTGGAAGCCTGGTTGACCTTGGAATGGCATGGTGGCAGGGAATCGCCGTCGTCGTCGCGGCGAACTTAATCCTGTTATTCCCGTTAATACTGACGGGCCATCCGGGGACACGATTCGGAATCTCTTTCCCGGTTTTGGCTAGATCGTCGTTCGGAATTCGGGGCGCCCATATTCCCACTCTCCTTAGAGCACTGGTTGGCTGTGGTTGGTATGGGATTGAATCATGGATTGGGGGTGAAGCAATTTTCCTTCTCCTCCCGAGAATCATCGAAGAATCAACCTTTGCAAAACCCTTGTCTTGGCTTGGAACATCCCCTCTTGAATTCGCCTGTTTCATTACATTTTGGGTGGCGCAGTTGGGAATTGTGTGGAAAGGAATGGACGGAATCAAGGAACTGGAGAAGTACTCTGCCCCGATTCTCATTCTCCTTACTGCTTGCCTTCTCATCTGGTCATACATCAGGGCTGGAGGATTCAGCCACATGCTCTCATTATCTTCCAGGCTATCAAGTTCTGAATTCTGGGCTCTCTTCTTCCCTTCACTCACAGCAAACATAAGTTTCTGGGCCACTGTGGCCCTTAACATCCCGGATTTCACCCGCTACGCCAAGACACAACGCGCTCAAATCATGGGACAGGCTGGCCTACCGATCTTTATGGGCTTATTCACGTTCGTAGGCCTAGCAGTAACCTCATCGACCAAAGTGATATTCGGGAACGTGATTTCCAGTCCAATCCAACTCCTGGGAGCAATTGGTGGAGTTTGGACCAAGATTTTAGCCATCTTAGGCATAAGTCTCGCCGTCATTACTACCAACATTGCTGCCAACGTTGTGGCTCCTGCAAACGCATTAGTCAACCTGAGCCCTTCCAAGATCACATTTCAGAGAGGTGCACTAATAACAGCACTGCTCGGGATTGCATTCCAGCCCTGGAGGCTTCTCCAGTCGAGCGAAAGCTTCGTCTACACATGGCTGGTTGGATATTCTGCAATCATGGGACCTATTGGTGGCATAATTCTGGCGGATTATTACCTGATTCAGCGGGCAGATTTGAGTATCAAGGATTTGTACACCTTGAGTCCGACAGGGGCTTATTACTACTTTGGTGGATACAATTTGGCAGCAATCGCCGCTTTGATCTTAGGCATTTTGCCTGTGATTCCAGGATTCTTGCACAAGGTTGGGATTTTAGGTTCTGTCTCAGACACATTTACTGTAATTTACAACAATGCTTGGTTCTTTAGCTTCTTCTCTGCCGGAATCATACACTGGATACTTCGGTCACTGATGAGCAAGCGGAGTAATCATCAGGACACGGAACCTCTGCTGCCTGATAGTACATCTTAG